One part of the Cyclobacteriaceae bacterium genome encodes these proteins:
- a CDS encoding universal stress protein yields MKVILCALDFSEVTENVIREAFKLAAKKRASLIFLYAYRLLQRKGESLSAYRNGVEAKAKEDFEKLIKTIGYTMDVPFAFITEIGFLSDRIESYMGKNNVAAIVLCEKLAETLNEQKDVSLEDFIHGLKIPVVIIPEVHEVG; encoded by the coding sequence ATGAAGGTGATTTTATGCGCATTGGACTTTTCGGAAGTAACGGAAAACGTAATCCGGGAGGCATTTAAGTTGGCAGCAAAAAAAAGAGCAAGCCTTATTTTTCTGTATGCTTACCGACTGTTGCAGCGCAAGGGCGAAAGTTTATCGGCCTATCGAAATGGGGTAGAAGCCAAAGCAAAGGAGGATTTTGAAAAACTTATAAAAACAATAGGTTATACTATGGATGTTCCTTTTGCTTTTATTACCGAAATCGGTTTCCTGTCCGACAGGATTGAATCGTATATGGGGAAGAATAATGTAGCGGCAATTGTACTGTGCGAGAAGCTTGCCGAAACGCTGAATGAGCAAAAGGATGTTTCGCTTGAGGATTTTATCCATGGACTGAAAATACCGGTTGTTATCATCCCGGAAGTACATGAAGTTGGCTGA
- a CDS encoding HmuY family protein, which translates to MNNKVKSAWIVALSIGLLISFSSCEDDPQLPDNLVAFESAQLGFASDEDALTVNINFSRSASQAGSVTVSFVPNGVSYGTDFTTNPAAAANTLLLPVSNGASQVSFSVQKASGILLDGDETITFTITSVSDGLVLGTSNQLELSFTEILAQQALMDINGGGPTYPNKVFIDLSANRQTAVERATWDLGFFMGDDFRVILNSSVTMMARAIDKTDLTSVTAADTLGFASVMIVGANATNAAMAWIDDPTGDLTKTALAPVSATASENKVYIINRGAANPPSDPSEPIPSRGWKKVRVLRNGNGYTIQHADISSATFQEIQVAKDDQFNFRYISFQNGLVTVEPRKDRWDIAWTGFTNSTNLGGGFIPYYFQDIVLQSRNGVETAEQLTSAAGSYEAFGETNLAGVTWLTSQIGIGAKWRSGGGPGTAPAVRSDRFYLVKDVDGNIYKLRFTALTQDGQRGRPQIEFALVKKGT; encoded by the coding sequence ATGAACAATAAAGTAAAAAGTGCCTGGATTGTTGCGTTGAGTATAGGCCTGTTAATTTCATTTTCTTCCTGTGAAGATGACCCGCAATTACCCGATAACCTTGTTGCATTTGAATCGGCACAATTAGGATTTGCATCCGATGAAGATGCCTTAACGGTTAATATAAATTTCTCCCGGTCAGCATCACAAGCAGGATCCGTAACGGTTTCATTTGTTCCGAATGGTGTGAGCTATGGAACCGACTTTACAACCAATCCGGCTGCTGCAGCAAATACCTTATTGTTGCCTGTTTCAAACGGTGCATCGCAGGTATCGTTTAGCGTACAAAAGGCTTCCGGGATTTTGTTGGATGGTGACGAGACCATAACCTTCACCATTACCTCGGTTAGTGATGGCCTGGTGTTGGGAACATCCAACCAATTGGAACTCAGTTTCACAGAAATTCTGGCACAACAAGCCCTTATGGACATTAATGGCGGTGGCCCAACCTATCCGAACAAAGTGTTTATTGATTTAAGCGCTAACCGTCAAACCGCAGTTGAACGTGCCACGTGGGACCTTGGATTTTTTATGGGCGATGATTTCAGGGTGATATTAAATTCTTCCGTTACCATGATGGCGCGCGCCATTGACAAAACCGATTTAACTTCCGTTACCGCTGCCGATACGCTTGGCTTTGCCAGTGTAATGATTGTAGGGGCCAATGCCACCAATGCTGCCATGGCCTGGATCGATGACCCTACGGGCGATCTGACTAAGACCGCTTTAGCCCCGGTGTCGGCTACAGCTTCTGAAAACAAGGTGTACATCATTAACCGTGGGGCAGCCAATCCACCCAGCGATCCTTCTGAACCAATACCATCACGCGGCTGGAAGAAGGTTCGTGTGTTGCGCAATGGCAATGGCTACACCATCCAACATGCTGATATCTCTTCTGCAACATTTCAGGAAATACAGGTTGCCAAAGACGATCAATTCAACTTCAGGTACATCAGTTTTCAAAACGGGTTGGTTACGGTTGAGCCACGAAAGGACCGTTGGGATATTGCATGGACAGGTTTTACAAACTCAACCAATTTAGGAGGTGGGTTTATTCCATATTATTTCCAGGATATCGTGCTTCAAAGCAGGAATGGTGTAGAAACGGCAGAGCAGTTAACTTCTGCTGCCGGAAGTTACGAAGCTTTTGGTGAGACAAACCTGGCAGGCGTTACCTGGCTAACCAGTCAAATCGGTATTGGGGCCAAGTGGCGCTCGGGTGGCGGACCCGGTACTGCGCCTGCCGTTCGGTCGGATAGATTTTACCTGGTTAAGGATGTTGATGGGAACATTTACAAACTTCGCTTTACGGCATTAACACAGGATGGCCAGCGTGGAAGGCCGCAAATTGAGTTTGCATTGGTTAAAAAGGGAACTTAG
- a CDS encoding helix-turn-helix transcriptional regulator codes for MIDYIKENTQNGNLRIAFESGDIKLALAENKAEQELSLPGTVRQKIVQFYFCLDGSARFEFGPHYSREIQRLKNYFFYNPEGDLDFTLKLSAGSRMVFLFISLENLHELFTHEPLPFLKAENINRKFYDERDVPSSLVVVLNQLFTIQLSDSAKNLYYHGKVFELLSLYFSEKKPNTENCPFLNDEETVRKIKNAKEHLLKNIDAPPGLKALAKLSGLNEFQLKVGFKEIYGNTVFGYLLDHKLDHARILLDTHKLKVNEVAFQIGYSNPSHFIAAFRKKFGVTPKKYLMEHKP; via the coding sequence ATGATTGACTACATAAAAGAAAATACCCAAAATGGTAATCTTCGTATTGCATTTGAATCGGGGGACATAAAACTGGCTTTAGCAGAGAATAAAGCGGAGCAGGAGCTTTCACTTCCCGGTACGGTTCGTCAAAAAATTGTTCAGTTCTACTTCTGCCTTGACGGCAGTGCCCGTTTTGAGTTTGGCCCGCATTACAGCCGTGAAATACAGAGGCTGAAGAATTATTTCTTCTATAATCCTGAAGGTGATTTGGATTTTACCCTGAAACTATCTGCAGGATCGCGAATGGTTTTCCTGTTCATTTCGCTCGAAAACCTTCATGAGCTTTTTACCCATGAACCACTTCCATTTTTAAAAGCTGAAAACATAAACAGAAAGTTTTACGATGAACGGGACGTGCCTTCATCCTTGGTCGTTGTGCTCAATCAGTTGTTCACCATTCAGCTAAGCGATAGTGCAAAAAACCTTTATTATCACGGCAAAGTATTCGAATTGTTGAGTTTGTACTTTTCAGAAAAGAAACCCAATACAGAGAACTGCCCCTTTCTAAACGATGAAGAAACGGTTCGGAAAATTAAAAATGCTAAAGAGCACCTGCTGAAAAATATTGACGCTCCACCCGGGCTAAAAGCCTTGGCAAAACTTTCAGGCCTGAATGAATTTCAATTAAAGGTCGGATTCAAAGAAATTTATGGTAACACTGTATTTGGGTATTTACTGGACCATAAGCTTGATCATGCCCGTATCCTTCTGGATACGCATAAACTAAAAGTAAATGAAGTGGCTTTTCAAATCGGATATTCAAACCCAAGTCATTTTATTGCAGCCTTCCGGAAAAAATTTGGGGTAACACCCAAAAAATATTTGATGGAACATAAGCCGTAA
- a CDS encoding GH3 auxin-responsive promoter family protein, whose protein sequence is MAILGTLLKKGIRLREMMEQEYTSPFDLQKRELKELLMAANQTEFGKYYDFAKILNEFRKGNKSFYEVYRNTVPIHTYNKIYNEWWGQSLKGMKNICWPGRVKYFALSSGTSEASSKHIPVTKDMTKAIQRTSIRQILSLSKYDLPSDFFTSGILMLGGSTHLNKIGNYFEGDLSGIQAAKLPFWFQHFYKPGKRIAKTRNWDAKLLEITKKAKDWDIGIIVGVPAWLQILMEKILDYHKVKNIHEIWPNLKVYVHGGVSLDPYRKGFEKLMGKPIYYIETYLASEGFIAYQAYPNRRSMRLVLNNGLFYEFVPFEDKNFDENGEVKPEAQTLMIDEVEEGKEYAILLSSCAGAWRYLIGDVIKFVSLDESEIVITGRTKHFLSLCGEHLSVDNMNKAIELASNDLNIEVPEFAVAGIPHGTLFAHHWFVGTDDAVDGNILREKIDSHLKILNDDYAVERSAALKDVYVDVLPVHIFYDWMKSKGKVGGQNKFPRVMKNNQLEDWRAFIENHVNGNRS, encoded by the coding sequence ATGGCGATACTTGGCACCTTGCTCAAAAAAGGAATCCGCTTACGCGAAATGATGGAGCAGGAGTATACCTCACCTTTTGATTTGCAAAAAAGGGAGTTGAAGGAACTGCTCATGGCAGCTAACCAGACCGAGTTTGGTAAGTACTATGACTTTGCCAAAATCCTGAATGAGTTTAGGAAAGGGAACAAAAGTTTTTACGAAGTATACCGCAATACTGTACCCATACACACCTATAACAAAATTTATAATGAATGGTGGGGCCAATCGCTGAAGGGTATGAAAAACATTTGCTGGCCGGGCAGGGTAAAATATTTTGCCCTCAGTTCCGGAACATCCGAGGCATCTTCCAAGCACATACCGGTAACCAAGGATATGACCAAGGCCATACAGCGCACCAGTATCCGTCAAATCTTATCGCTTTCGAAATACGACCTGCCCTCCGATTTTTTTACTTCAGGTATATTAATGCTGGGCGGCAGCACTCACCTGAATAAAATCGGAAATTATTTTGAAGGCGACTTAAGCGGAATACAGGCGGCCAAGCTTCCTTTCTGGTTTCAGCATTTTTATAAACCCGGTAAGCGCATTGCCAAAACCCGAAATTGGGACGCTAAGTTGCTGGAGATAACCAAAAAGGCCAAAGATTGGGACATTGGGATAATTGTTGGCGTGCCTGCCTGGCTCCAGATATTAATGGAAAAAATCCTGGATTATCATAAGGTAAAAAACATACACGAAATATGGCCTAACCTTAAAGTGTATGTGCATGGGGGCGTATCACTCGATCCGTACCGTAAAGGTTTTGAAAAGTTGATGGGCAAGCCTATATATTATATCGAAACTTACCTTGCTTCTGAAGGTTTTATTGCATACCAGGCCTATCCCAACAGACGATCGATGCGATTGGTGCTGAACAACGGTTTGTTTTATGAATTTGTGCCCTTTGAGGATAAGAACTTTGATGAAAATGGCGAAGTGAAGCCCGAAGCACAAACGCTTATGATTGATGAAGTGGAGGAGGGTAAGGAATATGCCATATTATTGTCCAGTTGTGCGGGCGCCTGGCGTTACCTGATTGGCGATGTAATAAAATTTGTTTCGCTGGATGAGTCAGAGATTGTGATTACCGGCCGTACGAAACATTTCCTGAGCCTGTGCGGTGAGCACCTTTCGGTAGACAACATGAACAAGGCCATTGAACTGGCTTCGAACGATTTGAACATTGAAGTCCCTGAATTTGCCGTAGCGGGCATCCCCCACGGTACCCTGTTTGCACACCATTGGTTTGTGGGCACAGATGATGCCGTTGACGGAAATATTTTGCGCGAAAAAATTGACAGTCATTTAAAAATATTAAATGATGATTATGCCGTTGAACGAAGTGCGGCGCTGAAAGATGTTTACGTTGACGTGTTACCGGTGCACATATTTTATGATTGGATGAAATCAAAAGGTAAAGTTGGCGGGCAGAATAAGTTTCCGCGCGTTATGAAAAACAACCAGTTGGAAGACTGGCGGGCATTCATCGAAAACCATGTAAATGGAAATCGTTCTTAA
- a CDS encoding response regulator yields the protein MKKILLIEDNPDVRENTAEILTLASYDVRTAENGKLGVELANKERPDLIICDIMMPELDGYGVLHILSKKPETASIPFIFLTAKTEKSDIRKGMTLGADDYLTKPFDDTDLLNAVEARLNKISILRKQYASDATGLDQFIADAQKILNLTDLCKDRKVKTYKKKAGIYMEGEMPNAFFFVKSGNVKCFRTNADGKELIISLYKEGDFFGYEGILENSNYGESAVALEDSELTVIPRHDFLTLLHSHPEISGAFVTLLCKKIAEKEAQLLNLAYNSVRQRTAEALLKIHNLKEQDLVSISRDDLAKMVGTASESVIRVLSDFREEGIISIEGGKIHVLHPNKLEQVVKWNVARN from the coding sequence ATGAAGAAAATCCTATTGATTGAAGACAATCCTGATGTTCGGGAAAATACGGCCGAAATCTTAACGCTGGCCAGTTATGATGTTCGAACGGCAGAAAACGGAAAACTTGGCGTTGAACTGGCCAACAAAGAACGACCAGACCTGATTATCTGCGACATTATGATGCCCGAGCTTGACGGTTATGGCGTTTTGCATATCCTAAGCAAAAAACCAGAAACGGCCAGTATACCTTTTATATTCCTTACGGCTAAAACAGAAAAGAGCGATATCCGCAAAGGCATGACGCTGGGCGCAGATGATTACCTGACCAAGCCGTTTGACGATACCGACTTGCTCAACGCAGTAGAAGCCCGGCTGAATAAAATAAGCATACTGCGGAAACAATACGCTTCAGATGCTACCGGTCTCGATCAGTTTATTGCCGATGCACAAAAGATCTTAAACCTCACCGACCTATGCAAAGACAGGAAAGTGAAAACCTATAAAAAGAAAGCCGGCATTTACATGGAAGGTGAAATGCCCAATGCGTTTTTCTTTGTTAAATCCGGAAACGTAAAATGCTTTCGCACGAATGCCGATGGAAAAGAACTGATTATAAGCCTGTACAAAGAAGGTGACTTTTTCGGATATGAAGGCATATTGGAAAACAGCAACTATGGCGAATCGGCTGTTGCGTTGGAAGACAGCGAACTTACCGTAATACCCCGCCACGACTTTCTCACCCTATTGCATAGCCACCCTGAAATATCAGGGGCATTTGTTACCCTGCTCTGTAAAAAAATAGCAGAGAAGGAAGCACAATTACTAAACCTGGCATACAACTCCGTACGCCAACGTACAGCAGAGGCTTTGTTAAAAATTCACAACCTTAAGGAACAGGATTTGGTCTCCATATCGCGTGATGATCTGGCCAAAATGGTAGGTACCGCTTCCGAATCTGTTATTCGAGTTCTTTCTGATTTTCGTGAAGAAGGAATCATTTCCATTGAAGGTGGGAAAATCCATGTACTTCACCCTAATAAACTTGAGCAGGTAGTAAAGTGGAACGTTGCGAGGAATTAA
- a CDS encoding PAS domain-containing sensor histidine kinase: MQKTFEIAFNSSETFREIFQGSAEGILMVDELGHIQLANPVSERMFGYKSGELTGKKLEILLPPRFQSKHVSLREQFRKNPSPRRMGIGRDLMAIRKDGHEFPVEVSLSYKEINNLFVVVAFIIDITERKKVEEALKHSEEQLLVYAAELEKKVQTRTDALNKLVEDLEKANQFLQEQIAERKKAEEETKKALDKERELNELKTKFVSIASHEFRTPLSTVLSSASLVQQYKEKGDLDKIDKHIHRIKSSVNHLTSILNDFLSLGKLEEGRIEVEKELVCVRDFFEEVNEEIKPLLKEGQRIALTCELEQKEIPLDKRVMRNILFNLLSNASKYSAPGKTIHIDCRSIEKKLAITIRDEGIGIPESEVKHLFERFFRASNVTNIQGTGLGLNIVKRYVDLLKGTIDFTSVEGKGSTFTITIPLI; this comes from the coding sequence ATGCAAAAAACTTTTGAAATAGCCTTTAATTCTTCAGAAACCTTTAGGGAAATTTTCCAGGGATCAGCCGAAGGAATATTGATGGTTGATGAACTGGGGCATATCCAACTCGCCAACCCGGTATCGGAACGCATGTTCGGTTATAAAAGCGGGGAGCTGACCGGAAAAAAACTGGAAATACTCCTCCCCCCTCGTTTTCAATCCAAACACGTAAGCCTTCGCGAACAGTTTCGGAAAAACCCATCGCCCAGGCGCATGGGCATCGGGCGCGATTTGATGGCCATACGAAAAGACGGGCACGAGTTTCCGGTTGAGGTGAGCCTGAGTTATAAGGAGATCAACAACTTGTTTGTGGTGGTGGCCTTTATTATTGATATCACGGAACGAAAAAAAGTTGAGGAGGCCCTTAAGCACAGTGAAGAGCAATTGCTGGTATATGCTGCTGAACTGGAAAAAAAAGTACAAACCCGTACCGATGCCCTGAATAAATTAGTAGAAGACCTGGAAAAGGCCAACCAATTCCTACAGGAGCAAATTGCTGAACGGAAAAAAGCCGAAGAAGAAACAAAAAAAGCGCTGGACAAGGAGCGTGAACTTAATGAACTTAAAACCAAATTCGTTTCCATAGCGTCACACGAGTTTCGCACCCCGTTGAGCACGGTGTTAAGTTCGGCTTCGTTGGTGCAGCAGTACAAAGAAAAAGGCGACCTGGATAAAATTGACAAACATATTCACCGCATCAAATCATCGGTTAATCACCTAACGTCTATCCTAAACGATTTTCTTTCGCTTGGAAAACTGGAAGAAGGCCGCATAGAAGTTGAAAAGGAACTGGTATGTGTACGCGATTTTTTTGAAGAAGTGAACGAGGAGATCAAGCCTTTACTCAAAGAAGGCCAACGGATAGCGTTAACCTGTGAACTGGAGCAAAAAGAAATACCGCTCGACAAACGGGTAATGCGCAACATTTTGTTTAACCTGCTCTCTAACGCCAGTAAATACTCAGCGCCCGGTAAAACTATTCATATTGATTGCCGAAGCATTGAAAAAAAACTGGCCATTACCATCAGGGATGAAGGTATAGGCATACCCGAATCGGAAGTAAAGCACCTTTTCGAGCGCTTTTTCAGGGCCAGCAATGTTACCAATATACAAGGCACTGGGCTGGGCTTGAACATTGTAAAACGCTATGTAGATTTACTGAAAGGAACGATTGATTTTACCAGTGTTGAAGGGAAAGGCAGTACCTTTACGATAACAATACCATTGATATGA
- a CDS encoding universal stress protein, which yields MKKILVPTDFSKEAQTAAEVASGIAKKSGASLILLHVIEEGSSESFKVTGEVFKGDMEDKLYMLKLIERSKKQMAKLAESSVFAGVKVIQELRVGSPYHGMRTIITEQKVDLVVMGTAGKTNLAEMIIGSNTEKVVRHSHCPVLTIQKKPTRADFKNIVYATSMSKDEEVFSRIVKRAQEMYDATIHLVRVNTPGNFQRDAVVKKYMNEFAKKLQLKNYTVNVFNDITEEEGIIYFAESINADMIAMATHGRTGFAHVLAGSIAEDVVNHSKRPVLTFVVKHRK from the coding sequence ATGAAAAAAATTCTTGTCCCTACGGACTTTTCAAAAGAAGCCCAGACAGCCGCTGAGGTAGCCAGTGGCATTGCAAAAAAATCAGGTGCTTCCCTTATACTGCTGCATGTTATCGAAGAAGGATCAAGTGAATCGTTTAAAGTAACCGGTGAGGTTTTTAAAGGCGATATGGAAGATAAGCTCTACATGCTCAAGCTTATTGAACGCTCGAAAAAACAAATGGCCAAGTTAGCCGAAAGTTCTGTCTTTGCAGGGGTAAAAGTAATCCAGGAGCTACGCGTAGGCTCCCCTTACCATGGCATGCGCACCATTATTACAGAGCAGAAGGTAGACCTGGTGGTTATGGGAACAGCCGGAAAAACCAACCTGGCAGAAATGATTATTGGCTCGAATACCGAAAAAGTGGTGCGCCATTCGCATTGCCCCGTACTGACCATCCAAAAGAAACCTACCCGTGCCGACTTTAAGAACATTGTTTATGCTACCTCCATGAGCAAGGATGAAGAGGTATTCTCACGCATCGTAAAACGGGCACAGGAAATGTACGATGCCACCATACATCTTGTTCGTGTGAATACACCCGGAAATTTTCAACGCGATGCTGTGGTGAAAAAGTACATGAACGAGTTTGCGAAGAAACTCCAACTGAAAAATTATACGGTCAATGTTTTTAACGACATAACCGAAGAGGAAGGTATCATTTACTTTGCGGAAAGCATTAATGCAGATATGATTGCCATGGCCACCCACGGCCGCACGGGGTTTGCGCATGTGCTGGCCGGCAGCATTGCCGAAGATGTGGTGAACCACAGCAAGCGCCCCGTGCTTACGTTTGTGGTTAAGCACAGAAAGTAA
- a CDS encoding YggS family pyridoxal phosphate-dependent enzyme, whose product MNIKNNIAKCRQNLPENVTLIAVSKTQPVTSIQEAYDAGQRVFGENKAQEMKQKYDVLPKDIQWHMIGHLQTNKVKYIAPFVHLIHSIDSLKLLVEINKQAQKVGRVIPCLLQLHIAEEDTKFGFSRDELLSLLNDPEFTTLANIKITGLMGMATFTDNTEQIRKEFRSLKLFFDELKTKSLPPTVQLVELSMGMSGDYPIALEEGSTMIRIGTAIFGERQYKNA is encoded by the coding sequence ATGAACATCAAAAATAACATAGCGAAATGCAGGCAGAACTTACCTGAAAACGTTACACTTATTGCGGTAAGCAAAACACAACCCGTTACCAGCATACAAGAGGCCTACGATGCCGGGCAGCGGGTATTTGGGGAGAACAAAGCCCAGGAGATGAAGCAGAAATATGATGTCTTGCCGAAAGACATCCAGTGGCATATGATCGGCCACTTGCAAACCAACAAAGTTAAGTACATAGCACCGTTCGTTCACCTAATTCATTCAATCGACAGCCTGAAACTACTGGTAGAGATTAACAAGCAGGCACAAAAAGTTGGCCGTGTTATTCCATGCCTTTTACAGCTTCACATTGCTGAAGAAGATACGAAATTCGGCTTTTCCCGTGATGAGTTACTGAGCTTGCTAAATGATCCTGAATTTACAACCCTGGCCAACATAAAAATTACAGGGCTAATGGGCATGGCTACGTTTACGGATAACACAGAACAGATACGAAAAGAATTCAGGTCGCTAAAACTTTTTTTTGATGAACTAAAAACCAAATCCTTACCACCAACTGTGCAACTGGTTGAGCTCTCCATGGGCATGAGTGGCGACTATCCCATAGCCCTGGAAGAAGGCAGCACTATGATCAGGATTGGTACGGCCATTTTTGGCGAGCGTCAATATAAAAATGCGTAA
- a CDS encoding TonB-dependent receptor, with the protein MGRLLGLMFFLLPAFLAAQVKLTLIDKASGQVVEGAVIYAQGQNGQIVAQAVTNEAGLTSISIKDFPVQLLTSHLGYEPLRTTIGVAGEYALALDPAQKQLDEVVVTGQFEPQSARQSVYRVRTISMERIQAAGATRLQDVLNTELNIRFSQDLSLGGSNLSLQGLSGQNVKVLMDGVPMIGRQGTGNEININQVNVNSIERIEIVEGPMAVIYGADALAGVINIITKKPESGRWSGSAKLHEETVGTEYGLKQGIHNQSVSLGYSKHSFYTLTDFTHNYFGGWQGSAEDRDKEWHPKTQWLASSLAGFKTDNLDVYYRLDYLNENIYNPGLFSGIEAIDQRYITNRFMHQVQGTYLFSDRLKYNGALSYTDYSRQIQTVTVNKNTGDVRLALDPSLQDLTQFDGLTFRGTFLYKVSEQLSVQPGYDFNVESGSGGRLAEGISSIGDYAFFVSSEIKPNHWLSFRPGVRMVKNTAYDAPPFIPSVNAKFQLTVKHDLRLSYGRGFRAPSLRELYFYFFDASHSIEGNPDLKAELSHSFNASWNAKWFTSSDVKFNTALTGFYNTVDNMIGFGVKPGNANITTYLNIEKFKTTGFTWTNTFMYKQFELGAGIGYTGRYNQLIETGEVPDEFLWSPEINGSASYAIPAIGASVSLFYKYTGRTPFLATDVTGLIELNETEGFHWADLSIKKSLNKKFNLSAGVRNLFDVTRINNMAANGGPVHGGGLTRPVGYGRSYFINLSYNF; encoded by the coding sequence ATGGGCAGGCTACTTGGTTTAATGTTTTTTTTATTACCAGCTTTTTTAGCGGCACAGGTTAAGCTTACCCTTATTGATAAGGCCAGCGGACAGGTTGTTGAAGGTGCAGTTATATATGCGCAGGGCCAGAACGGGCAAATTGTTGCCCAAGCCGTGACAAATGAAGCAGGCCTAACCTCCATTTCTATTAAGGATTTCCCGGTTCAGCTATTGACATCTCACCTGGGGTACGAGCCGCTGCGCACAACTATAGGGGTGGCTGGTGAATACGCATTGGCGCTGGACCCAGCCCAAAAACAACTTGATGAAGTAGTGGTGACCGGTCAATTTGAACCGCAATCGGCCAGGCAATCGGTGTACCGGGTACGAACCATTTCCATGGAGCGTATTCAGGCCGCGGGTGCAACCCGTTTACAAGATGTACTGAACACCGAATTGAATATTCGCTTTTCCCAGGATCTCTCCTTGGGCGGATCAAACTTGTCTTTACAGGGCCTGAGCGGACAAAATGTTAAGGTACTCATGGATGGGGTACCCATGATCGGACGGCAAGGCACCGGCAATGAAATTAACATTAACCAGGTTAATGTAAACTCGATAGAACGAATTGAGATCGTAGAAGGCCCCATGGCCGTTATTTACGGTGCTGATGCTTTGGCTGGTGTTATTAATATCATTACCAAAAAACCTGAATCGGGGCGATGGAGTGGATCGGCTAAGTTGCATGAGGAGACCGTTGGAACTGAGTATGGCCTGAAGCAAGGTATCCACAACCAAAGCGTTTCGTTGGGCTACAGCAAACATTCATTTTACACGCTAACTGATTTTACGCACAACTATTTTGGTGGGTGGCAAGGTAGTGCAGAGGATCGCGATAAGGAATGGCACCCCAAAACCCAATGGCTGGCCAGTAGTTTGGCCGGCTTCAAAACGGATAACCTTGATGTTTACTACCGGCTGGATTACCTGAATGAAAATATCTACAACCCCGGGCTTTTCAGCGGCATTGAAGCGATCGATCAACGCTACATTACCAACCGTTTCATGCACCAGGTGCAGGGCACATATTTATTTTCTGATAGACTAAAATACAATGGTGCGCTTTCATACACAGATTACAGCCGGCAGATCCAAACCGTTACAGTAAATAAAAACACAGGTGATGTACGGCTGGCGCTTGATCCTTCGCTTCAGGATTTAACACAATTTGATGGCCTGACCTTTCGGGGAACTTTCCTGTACAAAGTTTCAGAACAATTATCCGTGCAACCCGGTTACGATTTCAATGTTGAATCCGGCAGTGGTGGACGATTAGCTGAGGGTATATCTTCAATAGGCGACTATGCTTTCTTTGTGTCGTCCGAAATCAAGCCTAACCACTGGCTGAGTTTTCGTCCGGGTGTGCGCATGGTAAAAAATACCGCTTATGATGCCCCACCGTTCATCCCATCGGTAAATGCAAAATTTCAACTAACCGTTAAGCATGACTTGCGCCTGTCTTATGGAAGGGGATTCCGCGCACCTTCACTCCGCGAATTGTATTTCTATTTCTTTGATGCCAGCCACTCCATTGAAGGAAACCCTGATTTAAAAGCTGAGTTGTCGCACAGTTTCAATGCATCGTGGAATGCCAAATGGTTTACGAGCAGTGATGTGAAATTTAACACAGCCCTAACCGGTTTTTATAATACGGTTGACAACATGATAGGTTTTGGTGTGAAGCCCGGCAATGCCAACATCACAACCTACCTGAACATCGAGAAATTTAAGACTACAGGTTTCACCTGGACAAATACATTCATGTATAAGCAGTTTGAACTAGGTGCAGGCATTGGCTATACGGGCAGGTACAATCAACTTATTGAAACCGGTGAAGTGCCAGATGAATTTTTATGGTCGCCCGAAATTAACGGATCGGCATCGTATGCCATTCCTGCTATTGGTGCTTCTGTGTCCCTTTTCTACAAATACACCGGGCGCACACCTTTCCTGGCGACTGATGTTACCGGATTAATTGAGCTTAATGAAACGGAAGGCTTTCATTGGGCTGATCTCAGTATAAAAAAATCCCTCAATAAGAAATTCAACCTGTCAGCAGGTGTACGAAATCTCTTTGATGTAACCCGCATCAACAATATGGCTGCCAATGGTGGGCCGGTGCATGGTGGTGGATTAACCCGCCCTGTAGGCTATGGCCGATCGTACTTTATAAATCTTTCTTACAACTTTTAA